From the genome of Leishmania major strain Friedlin complete genome, chromosome 35:
CTGGCTGCCAAGGCGCTCCTGCAGTTGTGCCGCCTGCAGTATCAAGGCAGCGTTGGATTTATCTGCCTCTGTCCTGACAACTTCCAATTCCTCACATCGCCTTTTGGAAAAGTCCAAGGAAGTGGATAAGTTCTCGACTTGCGCCTTGAGGGCCTGCAACTCGGCTTCCGTGATTTCCAAGGTCTTTGTTTGCGCGCGAAGTTCACTCTCCAGATCACTGACACTTACCTGTAACGCCGTAATCCGCAAAGCAGCTTCTTGCTCTTTGTGGTTGGCTGCAGCGATATCGTGTCGCATTGAATTGTTCTCTAGCTGAAGTCGTTCGTTCTCCTCACGCATCTCGTTGAGATTCGAGTTCAGCAGTTCGTCAAGCTCCCCCAGCTCCTGTCGCATGGACTCCACCTGGTCCCTCAACCAAGCGTTGTCCTTGGCGAAGGTGTCGCGCTCGAGTATAATCTCATTTAGGCGCACTGCACCCTGGCTGAGCTGGCTTTCGAGCAGCGACAACGCCTTGCGTTGCTCGCTTACTGTCTGCTCGCTGGTACGGCACCGGTTCGAAAGCGCACTGATCTGCTCTGCTGTTTTGGCTGCGTTGAGTTTGTTTTGCCGAATGCGTTCTTCGGCCCGTTCAAGAGCCCTGCAGCAATCAGAGAGCTCAACGAGTACGGCGTGAAAACGCTGCTCCAAGGCCCCGCCAATCGATGCTTGCTGGTTGAGAAGGATCGAGCTACGGGAAATCTGCTCCCTCTGTGCAAGTTCTGAaagctgctgtgcgcgtaGAGCGTCAGTCAGCTCCTGCACCGACAGCCACGCGGAACTACAGTTCTGCTCAGCAAGCATGCACCTCTCCGTTGAATCGCTTTTGAAGGCTGCAAACTCGGATTGCATCGCGGCCAAGGCTTTGGAGCTTGCTCGCTTGTGGTTATCCAATTCCATCAGCGCTGTTGCGTAGCTCTCTTTGACCGCAGTGAACTCGGTCTGGAGGTCTTCCTTCTGCTGTGATGTCTCATCCAGCTGTTGATGTAGACGCAGAAGCTCTGCCTGCAAATCACACAGCGCCTTGCCCATAGTCATTTCCCTGTCCTTCAGCTCTAGAACATCGCTTTCCAGTGTCTGAATCAGCTGTAGTTGCTGCTCTGCTGCAGTCTGCGAGTCTTGCAGTGCAGAGTCGGAGGCTGCAAGCTGTTTTTCCGTACGTTCGCACTTTTGTCGGAGCTGTTGTGCTTCGCTCTCAGAGGCCGCTACACGCGCAGAAAGCGACCCCAATTCGTCAGAGAGCTGACGCCGTTCTTGGCAGTCGCGGTGAAGTTGTCGCGTCAGCTCATCATTTGCAGAAAGAAGTTGATCGCAGTTCTGTCGAAGTGACTCGTTTTCTTCCTTGAGCTTGGCTACGCGCTCGAGCAACTTCTCCATGCTAGAGGACACATTCTCGCCAGCGTTACGAAGCGCTTGATTTTCTGCGGTCGCCTGCGCAAGCGATGATCGCAGGTGATCAAGCGCTTCCGTGTCTTTCTTTCGCGACGCAAGCGCAGCCTTCAGCTCGCCCTCGAATTTCGCGACAAGGCGCTCGTAGTCCGCTACACGCTGGGCAGACGAGGCGAGATCGCTTCGAGAGGCGGCCAAGCTTTCGATCAGCTGCGCATTTTGCTGTTCCAGGTTGCGGTGTTTTTCCTGCTGGTCCTCGATCTGAGTGAAGTACTGCGCtgtcagctgctgcgcgacatcTAGCTCTTCTTTTAAGCACGCTACTATCTCATCGCGATTCCTGAGTGTCGCCTTATCTGCTGCGCTTTCTTTCTCCATCACCGCCAGCTTGCGGCGCAACTCTGTGTTCTCTGCGCTCCACTGTTCCACAACATCGAATGCCTCATCCTTTagcatttttttttcttcctcaGCACGCTCCTTTTGGCCGAGCGCAGAGGAAAGGTCGTGCTGAGCATTGCGAAGCTCACCCTCCAGCTGTTTGATGCGCTGGGCGAGGACATCGTTTATGCGGTCTTGTTTCTCTGACATTCCTGTATCCTTGCGGTCTACAGCAACAAAGAAAAATTCGGTGAGGAAAACGAGAGTAACAGCTGATTTCATGGAGGGACTTTCGCATCATTCATTGCTGAGGTGGCTCTTGTAAAAAAACCACAATCCATTGCAGATAAGACTTTAAGGAAGTTGAAtcctttttgttgttgttttcaaATCATCCATTGTGCCAGACAGCATGAGTCGAGCTCGACTCCTCCCCGGCCTATCACGGTCCTATCCAGTCGTGCGACACAGCGCCAGACACTATCGTATCAGCAACGCGCAGACTCGACCATCGAAGAGCACGGCCTCCCCGCCTCAAGCTCTGCCCACCCCAGcttcgcaggtcgcctcacagccgctcctcccATGATGCCAGTCGCCCACCTGGTGCGTCCCTCGGGGCGGCTCAGGCTCTCCACTCCAGCGGGCAGCGTGGGGGCCGGGTGGCGCAGGTTCCAGTCACCTTGACACTCTGCCGAATCATACGGATGGCACTAACGTGTGCACGATTGCaggtcgctgcggcgcaacgccgtccagggCCTGGCCACCGCCATCCGTGGCAATGCATCGCgctgacccccccccctccgtcGTAGGCACTCcaccctgccaccaccacaagtGGCTCTGCATTTGGCAGCAAGTAGGGGGCTGTCTGGCTCTCCCACACCGAGTGGATTACTGGGCCGTAACACTACGCACTGAGGTGGCCCTCATTGTCGTGGTTGGAAGTTCGTCCGAGGAGGAAATGCACGTTGGCGCGAGCACATGCATTAGAAATCGAATGCAGCCAGTCTTTGAGAGCTGTGTAAAGTTCCTGCGGATGTGAAACCGTAACTGTTTCCGTGTGAAGCTTGCAGAGGCACCGCCAAGATCACCTGCAACGCGTCGTCTACGATGCTGATGCGTTTCTGTGCCGCTCTGTTTTCTCCCACACATGGTGTCAGACCAGCTGTAAAACCTGGGGAATCCGGACTCCTGCCGCTGTTTGTTTTAAACAGGGGGCgggagtgcgtgtgtgtggcttcCGGCGGCGTGATGTGGCCACGAGAGTGTCCTGCATTGAAATGAACGCCTGGAATTTCGTGGTTTTCGAGCCCTTTggagcccccctcccctggAGGGCTGATTGCTGGAACATCCCGCTATTCGATTATGCTGCTGCTATATCGCAGTGTGCGGCACCAGCTGTATGTTTCTGATACAGGGGGGAGAGATGCCATGGAATGACCCGTAACACGTTCAGCCGTTCTTTGCAGATAATGTCTTTACGACAAAAAGAGCACGTTAGTTAGTTATTTTTCGTCGTTCTGCGATCTTCCGCCATTTAAAAGACAGCGAATCGCGTCTTCAATGCTCCGTAAAATTTTGGATATTCAAAAGTGCGTACGCAAAAGGTGTTTTTGCTGGAACACGTGGCTGAGGTGTAGATATGACGTAAATTTCGTAGCTGCATTGTGAGTAACTTTATTCAAAGTAGTGCTACAATTGACGCGTGTTCTGCACGCGTTCTGCTGGAACGTGGGGACGAACGCAAGTGACATCTTTAGCTTCTTCTCCATTTGCAAGAGTGGCGGCCTTCACAAGGAGCTTATGGTGGTGCAGCTAAGATGAACTGTTGCCAGGAATACAAGTGAATTCCAAGCACGAGTGACACACGTCAACTGTGCATTATTAGGAAGTTCACCTGCTGGATGCTGTGCTGCACCATTTTTTGCTTCAGAAACTAATTTTATTAGCGGTTTGTTTCTATATTAAAAACCCAAATAAATGGCGAATTTCTGTGCAGAATTCTAATTGTTTGGAAAATGCACCTACTGTTGTCTTTTGGAATTTAATTATATATTGGGAAATATCAaatcgttttttttttcgtttttggtCTTGAGCAAATGTAATTGGAATTTTTCGTCGAATTGCGTCATGCCTGTCGCCCACGGTAAATGCGTCAACAGGGGTAACATATGCCACTGTACACGCTGAATTGAAAACGAGATTTATTGCCCAAAGATGGCCAACTATGCGATGATAGGCGTTTTATGCACCGCATAAAAAGAGTACTATCTTGCCAAGCGCTTATTGCTTTTTTTCCGACAGGGTTCGACGGCTGCCAAGAGCAAACATCATATCTGGCATTTATCTTTTCCACTCATTTTTGCTGCGCTCTGGCTATGTTTTTATAGCAAAGAGCCAAATTTTGGCCCGATTATCCCTCCACGAATCTTATCGAATAAGCTGTGGTTGTTTGAGCTCAAATTGATACCTTCCTCACTCCTTTCGCTTTTGAGTTCTCTTTGTTCAGCAAAGTTGTCGAATATAGAACGACAGAAAAATCCATAGTGAACCGCACAACAGCACAAAGAAAATATAAAACAATTCGCGATGAACAAGCAGCGCATCCGGGGCGAATCCTTTAAACAGGAGTACCAGGCAGCTGGTCGCCACCGCACCAATCGAAAGCGTGACCCGTCGATGAACAAGACCGATCCTCATCTCGTCATTGCACCTCAAGCTGAGATATACCAGGGGAAACTGGTTCTAGTTCTTGATCTTGATGAGACGCTGGTGTTCGCTCGTAGCGGACCTCTCTACGCTCGACCTGGGATTCCTGAGTTTTTTCAGATGTGCAAGGACGAAGGTATCGAGGTTGTTGTGTGGACGGCTGGGTTGAAGGCTTATGCGCAAGCTATTGTGTCGAATATCGACACATGTAATGCTGTGTCACATTGTATTTACCGTCACAACAAGTGGTTCAACGGGCAGCCGGGCTATCGCAAGGATCTGAATGCTCTTGGTCGCCCTCTCGACCGCGTTCTCATAGTCGAAAACACTCCGGATTGTATTCGAGGCTATCAAGACAACGGCATCCTTGTCAGCGATTACGAGGGTGGCGACGGAGAGGACAATACACTGTATGCGCTAGCAGAGCTGGTGAAAGTTCTCAGTGAAAGCAATTTTACTGTTCCGCAGTTTATCGCAAACTGCGACTTGCTGAAGCGTGAGCCTGTGATGACGGACGTCGGAGACTACATTAATGCATACACGCTTGATACCAACTGCTTTGATCCTGGGCATGTTCGTGTTAACCGAGATTTGCAAAGGTAGACTGACTGGTGCATTGTTGTTCCCACTGCTTCATCTTTTGTCGAAGATGCAGACACTGGCCCACACTCGAAATGTGCACTCACGCATATTTTTCTGTAATATTTCATTTATTTATCTTTGAAAGACTTTTCCTCATTTTGTATGACGATGCTGCGAACGTCGGCGTGATGTTGCATCGCTTCTGcagctttttttttgttgctgttgtcgaTGAATGTTTTTGTTTGCCAAAAGATGATATCCTTTTTCATCTCGCCAGTCAAGTCATTTAACCTGAGTCCTCTTGCCGCTACTCCCGGCgtcgcttttttttgttgtcgcGCAGTACAAACTCTTGTTCGGTAGGTCCATTCAATGAGGAAAAGGAAAGCGCAGTTACACGAACAATTCAGTGGCACTTCCACATTATTGTATCAGTCCATTTTTGAGGGGAAAACAACAGATAGCCTTTTTGTGTTCCGTTTGCTGAGTGAGTTGTCTTTTTATGCGAACTGCTGTTTTCATATTCTGCTGTTTTGCTCGTTATTTGTGTCATCAGCAGCGAGAGTGACGGTGTAAAGGGATGGGTAAACGGAAGCGCTTCGCGGGCGAGGTGTTGTGAACTGCACATAAGCGTGCTACAGCTTTGTCAAATCAACACTTGCTGTTGAAAGGAGTTTGATCGAGGATGTGTGCTATTTTGCAAAGAGAAAAAGGATTCAACTGTGCTTACACAATTGTTTCTTTTACTTTTTGCTAAACCTTTCGCTTGGTGTAGCCTGTTTGTTGTCATTCACGTAAGCTGCTTTTTAGGTGAGGATAGGAGTTGACCTCCTGTTGTGTACACACGTGCCTGGGACATGATAGATTGACAAACAATCAGAAGATGTCCGgcgccgtttttttttttgcctttATTGCCATCTCTGAGAAAAAAAGGTTGTCTTCCATGGTGTTTTTTGTTGTATGCGCATGTGCTATGCATCAAATGGGGAGTTTGATGTCAATGCTTTTTTTCATAACTGATCTTTATCTCGGGTCGATTAAAGAGTCATCTCTAGGGTAGTTTGGGCTCTGCACCCTTGTGCTGTGTGTGGTCTGACGGAACAAAAAAAGGATTGTCTTTGCAACCTAAATGTTTGCATCCGCGGGCGCTAACCTTTGCCTGTAAGCAGGCTTCGTTAGATTTATCTCTGAGTTCAAGAGAGGCTCGGCAAGCTAATGCTTCTTTCTCAAACTTCTCATTCCTGTTGGTTCTAACGTTTTTCTTTTAGAGCCTTACGCATGAAAGAGGAAAAGTCAGATTACATTGTTTGCTCTTCAATGGCACCCCGGCTGTCCGCCTGGAAAACAAACGCAAAGCAAACATACGTGAAAAAAGTCCAAAAGCCTCTTCCGCATTTAGGCTCTGCTGCTTTCTGCTTGCTATTGCTCGTAATCGAGCGGCGAGTTGTTCACAACCATTCGTAGACTTCTATGGTGCTCAGTGGCGCGCTGTGCTGGTGCAGCGATCATTATCTTTAGCCGGCACAACACGCGCCGCTCAGACATCAAGTGTACATATAGAACGAAGACTCGTAAAGGTTCTGTAGACACAGCAAAAAGGAGCGACCCAGGGTTTTGTGCTTTTTGATCCGTTTCCCGTGATCTGGAAAACTGAATAGAAGGCTGCATTTGCAACCCTTGTTGCGAGGTTTTGCTTGCGTGATGTCATCTTCAGTGCAAGATGCGAGGCCCTCCTCGATGGATGATGCTTCTGCAATGTGGGATCAAATTCAACGTATGCCCtttcagcagctgcaggaaaCTAACGAGTTTGTGTACATCAAAAAGGTAATGTCGCTTGTCGCGCGCTATGTCTTTCTGGAATCCGATCCGAAGATGGCCGACCCCCGATGCACGATCAGCATTGCAAAGCTGCTTAAAACCGTCTCTGCTAAGTGCCTCACCGAGTTCGCACGACTCAGCAAGACAGCAGAAGAAACAGCAGCGGAGATAGCGAACCTTCGGAGTGCTTTCAAAACACAACTTTCCtcaaaggaggaggaaatTGAGAAGCTCAGCGACCTGTTACGCAAGGCTAGAATAGAGGGGACATCTCAAAATGCGGCAGCTGAGCCGTCGAGCTCAGAGGAGCTAGCTCGCTTGAAGATCGAGAATGATGAGCTTTCTCTCCAGCTGCGAAACCTAACGCGGCGGAACGCGGAACTGAAGGAGGTCCTTGCATCGCGCAGTGATGACATGGGCGACATTAAGGAACACTATGAAAAGGCGCAACTAGAGTACCGCCATCTTGCCGCAAGGTACAAGCGTCTTGCCGATCGCTCTGCGAAAACAGAGGATATTCTGCAGGAACTGCGTCAGAAAGAGCAAGGCAAGAAGCAAAAGGCAGACGACGAGCTGGATCGACTGCGGCAAAAAGTTCAATCTCTGCAGCAAGAAAACTACGCCCTCGTACAGTCGCGCGATCGAGCGGAAGAGCTATGTGAAaagcgagaggcagaggcgcttCGTGACATGACGGAGCTGCGGAGACTGACGAAGGATCTCCTCGACGAAGAGCGCGCAAAAAATAAATCTCTGCGAGACGAGTTTGTCACCGTCAAGCAGGAATCTGATGCACATGTGGAGCAGCTGATGCACCAACACGAGGTTGACCTCgacgaaaaggaggaggagattGCACTACTCCGACGACAGCTGGAAAAGGCCACCAGTCAGCAAAAGTCTCACTTTCACCGTGACTCTTCAATCTCAGACGGTTCGTCGTCGCACTCGTCGGTAAAAACCGGTCCGCCTGACATCAGTGACAAGGATGCAAAGATGTGCGTGATCCCCACGGAGGAGCAACGCAGGCTGGAGCGCGAGAACGACGATTTGCACgccgaggtggagcagctcgAACTGCGCATTGACGCACTTGATGAAGAAAACCTTCGACTGACGCGTCTCGTCAAGAACTACGAAAGTGGCAACGAGGGCTTCTATCGGCTAAGGCAAGAATTGGCAGACCACACGCGAACTGTGGAGGTTCTCCAGAGCGAAAATGCGCAGCTTCGAGAGCGACTAAACGGCATGGAAGATTCCGTTACGTTTAATGCCGCGCTCCGCGAGCTGTGCAAGCGGGTCGgggtgacggaggaggaaATCAACAGTCTGCGCCCTCAGAACGCAGCCGCGTACAGCGAAATGGACACTTTGAAGGAGGAGCTGAGTCTgctgaaggaggaggtggagtggctggagcgggagcggcgcCATTGGATGAATAAGGTGCGACTGCAGCCCCTCATGGACACCAAGCTTCGCTTCGAGCTAGGCCTCTCCTCCGAGCAGCTCAAGCAGCTGGACAAGCTGGTGGACCAGATGAAAGCTGGCACCGTTCTAGTCGAGGAAAACGATGAGAGCTACAAGGATAAATATTtcaaggagctgcaggcgcggcgtcgcgaTGCTGAGCAGTTTAACGCGTTCGTGAAGGATCGCATAAATGACGCCCTGAAGAACGCTTTTGTGGACGTGAGCGCCCctgacaccgccgccgcggtgtcGGCACTGCGAGAGCATATCGACGTcatcacctcctcgtccacggTCGAGGCTGGTGCACAGGCTCAGGAAAAGATCGAGCGACTTACTCGGCGGCTGGAGGAACTTGAGCAGTCCGAGAATATGCGTGTGGAAGAGATTGCGCGTCTGCGGGAGCAGGTGGTGGCCGGCACGACTGAGAAGGAGGTGATTTGCCGTGAGCGTGATCAGTACCGCGAGGCCATTTTTGGCGCTGCCGGGATAGGCGCGGCCCAGACCGAAGTCGCAGccggcgcaggtgcgccgGCGCTCGGCGACTTTGGTGAGAGCGGCGCAGGGGGTTTGTCAAACGCGAAGTGGCTGACTGTAGCGAATacgctgcgcgagcagctACGCGTGAAGGATACGCTTATCGACTCTCTGAGTAAGGAGCTTACAGTAGCGAAGGAACAGTTAGAGGCGAGGCGGGCTGCCGacgcagagcagcaccgAAGGATGGAGCTAGAGAAGAAAGCAGACAATTCCTTGCAAGATCAGATCAAAGCGCTGGCAGAATTGAACGAGGAGCTCACTGAGAGATGCGGCGCGTTGTCGAAGACGAATAAAGACCTCGAAGACAGCCTCGAGCGACTTGACCGAGGGACGacgaaggagctgctgctcaaaGTGGttctgctgcgtcgccgcgagGCGACTCTACttcagcggctgcgccgagCCCTCACTACGCAAGAGGAGTCGAGTGCAGCTGTCAGACGAATGGAGTCTCAGATGAAGAATACACTGTGGCGGCTTCGCGAGATACTGGAGAGTGATGACCCCACTGAGgacgcggtgctgcctcGTTCTTCTGCGGGGTGCAGCATGGAGAGCGAGATGCTCAGTTTCCTCGACTACGCCGTCCGGCATCTGCTTCAAGGCAGAATGTACCGAGAAGACAGCCGTTTTCTCCTTCATCTCAAGCAGGTTTATCAAGGTATGGAGGCCAACCAAGAGATTTTGGAGCTGCGTTTGGACACGAAACGGCTTCGACACGAGCTGGCGGAGAAACAGGCGGAAATGGATGCACTGTCCGCCGAGGTGGCAGGCCTtcgtgcggcagcgactgccgCCGAAGACGCAAAAGTGAACCCGAGCCCCGAATACACGGCTGCAGCCGTGGCAAAGagcgaggcagaggcagccACGTACAAGCAGAAGTACGCTCTCGCCGCAAAGCGGCTTGAGGCTCGCGAGAAGGAGGTGTCGCAGCTAGAAAACGATATCGACTCTGCACGTCAAGAGGTCATCGAGGTGCGAGACCACATCCGCAACATCCTCAATGAGGGCGCTGACACGCAGGCGACGCCTTGCGGGTCGCTGCCGCACGCGAAAGTGAGCCCGACGGAGCTGGCTCGGTTGGAGAAAGAAATCGCGAGGCTGAAGACTGTCAACTTAGGGCTTCTGCACCACTCCTTGGATCTGCAGTCGCAGGGTAAGTCATTGGAAATAGAGCTAGAGGCCAAGCAGCAAGAGATCACGCTCTTGAAAAGTTCTGCAGATTCGCAGCTGGTAACCACCTTTGTGAGTGCTGCGATTCGCGAACACGCCGCACTACGCCGGCAGAGTGAACTGGCCCTCATCCAGGCGAAGCGACTCAAAATGCAACTGGCTGCAACGGAGGCTAACTATCACGTTGTTGCTAATGAGGCGACGGTGTACAAGACGGGCGCATATCGCCTGTATCGAAAGTACGTGGAGCAGGTTGTGTCAGTTGTGGATTACTTGCGGTGCGTGCAGCGCGCTAGCAAaggctctctctcgccgcacCAGGCGGAGATCATGGATCGCCGCCTTCGCAAAATCGTCTCGGACCTCGGTGAGTGCTTTGGTCGGAGCAAGATGCTATCGATGCAGCTCTCTGACGCGCAGAATACTGTCACCACTCTGGAACAACAGTTGTCTCTACTGCGTGTGGAGGACGGCCCAGCCAAACGGGATGCGATAGACGCGAGGCTACAGGAGGCGCGTAGCAGAGTGCGCGAGCATGACCGCCTCATGACGGAGTGCCAGGAGGAGAGGCAATTCCTACAGGCGAAGCTGAACCGCGCCGAGGCAAACAATAAAGATCTCAacgccgaggtggcgcggCTTGAGTTCGGGTACATGACAGCATCCCCCCTCGAtgcagagctgctggcgaCACTTTTGCAGCTAAAGGAGAGTGTCTTTGacaaggcggcggcaccgtctcTGAACCTTGAATCAGCTCTATCCACCGCGTCGAGCAAGCTGGGTTCGGGCAGCGCGGACGACAGCGACCTCGCCATTCGCGAGTACAAAAATGCTGTACTGCGGCAGACAGAGCTCGCACAACAGTGCGCCGCGCTGAAGAGGCAGGTGGCCGATGTGGACGCCGAGCGTCGCCGAATCGAGCAcatggcggcgcagctgaggGAAGGAGCACAGCAGTCGAGCGAGCAGGCTGCGTTCGCCCAGCGGCAGCTCGAAGAGGAGCGGCAAAAGGCGACGCAGCGCGAGGCACGACTACTGCGGGCGCATGAGACACAGTTGGAGGTGGCTCGCCGGGCCACAGAGCACAACGTTCACTGCTTGCAAGAGATGATCCAGAAGAAGGAGCAGCTAATCTCCTCTTTGCAGGAGCAGCTCTCCGCCGAACGCAGGAAGGGCGTCGAGTACGGGCTCGGCGAAGCAGTGCGGatggagcggctgcacgagCACATGTTCCGCGAGAACACTGCGATGGTGGAGCGCTTCAAGAGCGCTATTGAAACTGTCGGGGACTCTGTGCGCCATGCGAGTGAGAGCGcagctctgcctctcctcaTACCGGGCACCAGTAACGgtctgcaggagcagctgcagttCCTTACGGCGGAGACGgtccgcctccgtcacgAGTTGAAGGAGGCCCGCGCAACTAGCATTGTGCTAGAGtcgcagctggagcagcaggtgcagcagcagctgtcgACTCGCGCCCCGAACGCTGGAGCCGCGTCAGGTCACAACACCGATGCTCTCATGGGCATAATACGCAATCAAACGGCAATGGTGGAGagcctgcggcagcgggagATGCAGCTGACAGCAGAGCTCCAGCGTGAGAAGGAACAGCGGGTCTCTATGGAGCGGCAACTCAGCGATGTCCAGGCCCAACATGCGGAACAGGGAGGCATGTTGCAGCTTCTGTCACAAGTGGCGTCCGCCGGTGGTGTGTCTGATGCACCGCTGGTAGgggagctgcgcgcgcagaACGCGGCTCTTGATCAGGAGTTGCGCATGATGCGGCAAatgctggaggaggagcgggcgCACGCAAGGCGCTTCCAGGTGGATGCCGCAGAGTGGAAGACGCATatcgatgcgctgcaggctGAGGTGTcagcgcagcaggtggaGACGGAGCGGGCGCAGCACCTGGCGGCGCTTAACGAAGGGCTGCGGGGGGATCTCAACACTGTGAAAGAGCAGAACGACAAGCTGATGGTGGCCGCTACGATCCTCAAGCAGAAGCTGATGGACGAagcgcaccgcagcggtgAGTCTGCCCGGCTGCATCAGCAAGAAATCgcactggcgcagcgcatggGAGCCATCCAGCAAGAGTCGGCGATCCACATGAAGGAGCTTGATCACCGCATTCGCGCCATCCAGAAGGAGCTCAACGAGCGGgtggaaaaggagaagacgaTGCTGGAAAAGAACACGGAGTCGCAGCGGCTTGTGTACCAGCTACACCAGCAGCTGTGTGCCAAGGATCGTGAGTTGGCTTCTCTGCAGGAGCAGTTGCGGCAGCTCAGTGGTATCTCGCCGGTACGCTTGCAGCAACGCGCCAGTGCGGTTGCCTCGGGTCTGCAAAGTCGAGGCACCCAGGTAGTCGCGGCGAGAGAAgagccgtcgctgcagcgcgggAAAGAGGACGCTGTGGCGGGATCCaaggctgctgccgctgggcATCAACGAGCTGCATCTATGACTGATGCCGCAGGCGTTGAGACACTTACGAGCGTTATAGATAACCTCAAGCTGGTAATTGCGAAGTTGCAGAGCGAGAACGCCGATCTCCGCTCGACGCAAGTGCAGTCGGCCCACTACGCGCGCCAATCACGAGAACTGCGCGAGCTGAAGAAACGGGAGCAGAGTTTGCAG
Proteins encoded in this window:
- a CDS encoding conserved hypothetical protein (previous protein_id=AAZ14247.1), which codes for MKSAVTLVFLTEFFFVAVDRKDTGMSEKQDRINDVLAQRIKQLEGELRNAQHDLSSALGQKERAEEEKKMLKDEAFDVVEQWSAENTELRRKLAVMEKESAADKATLRNRDEIVACLKEELDVAQQLTAQYFTQIEDQQEKHRNLEQQNAQLIESLAASRSDLASSAQRVADYERLVAKFEGELKAALASRKKDTEALDHLRSSLAQATAENQALRNAGENVSSSMEKLLERVAKLKEENESLRQNCDQLLSANDELTRQLHRDCQERRQLSDELGSLSARVAASESEAQQLRQKCERTEKQLAASDSALQDSQTAAEQQLQLIQTLESDVLELKDREMTMGKALCDLQAELLRLHQQLDETSQQKEDLQTEFTAVKESYATALMELDNHKRASSKALAAMQSEFAAFKSDSTERCMLAEQNCSSAWLSVQELTDALRAQQLSELAQREQISRSSILLNQQASIGGALEQRFHAVLVELSDCCRALERAEERIRQNKLNAAKTAEQISALSNRCRTSEQTVSEQRKALSLLESQLSQGAVRLNEIILERDTFAKDNAWLRDQVESMRQELGELDELLNSNLNEMREENERLQLENNSMRHDIAAANHKEQEAALRITALQVSVSDLESELRAQTKTLEITEAELQALKAQVENLSTSLDFSKRRCEELEVVRTEADKSNAALILQAAQLQERLGSQESKLSLILSEKRKESESLKRKLNAYVEKCEKCEQLLHAEIKARKEVESASAAAKEHNGKLRSALDELKTRCASDASTLKELLAERDNLIRDREIIVGKYNRLHDAFRNVRREAHSKVADELKRVMELAMSQETELQTLRKQNSTLKKSISMFVESAQPKAEAVFMERLNLTEGPLRHPKKRSTASTTEQQ
- a CDS encoding conserved hypothetical protein (previous protein_id=AAZ14248.1); the protein is MNKQRIRGESFKQEYQAAGRHRTNRKRDPSMNKTDPHLVIAPQAEIYQGKLVLVLDLDETLVFARSGPLYARPGIPEFFQMCKDEGIEVVVWTAGLKAYAQAIVSNIDTCNAVSHCIYRHNKWFNGQPGYRKDLNALGRPLDRVLIVENTPDCIRGYQDNGILVSDYEGGDGEDNTLYALAELVKVLSESNFTVPQFIANCDLLKREPVMTDVGDYINAYTLDTNCFDPGHVRVNRDLQR